From the Cervus elaphus chromosome 20, mCerEla1.1, whole genome shotgun sequence genome, one window contains:
- the FCRL6 gene encoding Fc receptor-like protein 6 isoform X2, whose translation MLLWTVALLFVPCVGKTVWLSLQAQPYLVFEGDILILRCRGRKNAELSQVTFYRDGKFLHFSKNNWPLFLGTATANSSGHYNCTGRVKYPRNMDSWDSGTATVQVQVRFPPPVLTALPSHELCEGKPVTLRCQTKPHSQTPARRLLFSFHKDGRTLQNRSPRPELRIPAAKEGDSGLYWCKASPQGGGVQKRSPQLELRVWTPVSRPLLTLRPTSLVVGDEVELLCEAQRGSPPILYSFHLNGDILRNHVAPHGGPASCLFRVMSQQDAGNYSCEAGNHVSRETNPQVLSDPTSRNWLVPGLLASLLAMMVIAAAFLGYFRPWRKNGPLPPRNSPSAPVEEQHPLYVNSKDLHPDQRLSTKAEKGLSRGVGRKTAYAPESRESVIWRRKQEASGESLRSKVYRQNETSEGVIYSEIYKITREHEARPAQPAQQDKDVSVIYAEVRCPQRSEGPGKGPNRRSRTH comes from the exons ATGCTGCTCTGGACAGTTGCTCTGCTCTTCG ttccctgtgttgggaaaactg TCTGGCTGAGCCTCCAAGCCCAGCCATACCTCGTGTTTGAGGGGGATATACTGATTCTGCGATGCCGGGGAAGGAAGAACGCAGAGCTGTCCCAGGTGACATTCTACAGAGATGGAAAATTCCTCCATTTCTCTAAGAACAACTGGCCTCTCTTCCTGGGGACAGCAACAGCTAACAGCAGTGGCCACTACAACTGCACTGGGCGGGTGAAATATCCCCGAAACATGGACTCATGGGATTCAGGGACTGCCACGGTTCAAGTCCAAG TGCGGTTCCCGCCTCCCGTGCTGACGGCCCTCCCCTCTCACGAGCTCTGTGAGGGGAAACCTGTGACTCTGAGATGCCAGACGAAGCCGCACAGTCAGACGCCAGCCCGGCGGCTGCTCTTTTCCTTCCACAAGGACGGCCGCACCCTGCAGAACAGGAGCCCCCGCCCGGAACTCCGCATCCCAGCAGCCAAGGAGGGAGACTCTGGACTTTACTGGTGCAAGGCGTCCCCTCAGGGTGGTGGGGTCCAGAAACGGAGCCCTCAGCTGGAGCTCAGGGTGTGGA CTCCCGTGTCCCGTCCTCTGCTCACCCTGAGACCCACCAGCCTAGTTGTGGGGGACGAGGTGGAACTCCTCTGTGAGGCCCAGAGGGGCTCCCCTCCGATCCTGTACTCATTCCACCTCAATGGGGACATCCTGAGGAACCACGTGGCTCCCCACGGGGGACCCGCCTCCTGCCTCTTCCGGGTGATGTCACAGCAGGATGCTGGGAACTACTCCTGCGAGGCCGGGAACCATGTTTCCAGAGAGACAA ATCCTCAGGTCTTATCTGACCCCACCAGTAGGAACTGGCTGGTTCCTGGGCTGCTTGCAAGCCTGCTTGCCATGATGGTCATTGCTGCTGCATTTCTGGGGTATTTCAGACCCTGGAGGAAAAACG GGCCCCTTCCACCCCGGAATTCACCCTCAGCCCCAGTTGAAGAGCAGCACCCGCTGTATGTCAACAGTAAGGACTTGCATCCGGACCAGCGTCTGTCCACAAAGGCAGAGAAGGGCCTCTCCAGGGGAGTCGGGAGAAAGACGGCTTATGCGCCTGAGTCTCGGGAATCAGTCATTTGGAGAAGAAAGCAGGAGGCTTCCGGGGAGAGCTTGAGGAGCAAGG TGTATCGCCAGAATGAAACCAGTGAAGGAGTTATCTACTCTGAGATTTATAAAATCACAAGGGAGCATGAAG CCAGGCCTGCCCAGCCAGCCCAGCAGGACAAG GACGTTTCCGTCATCTATGCTGAGGTGAGATGCCCGCAGCGCAGCGAGGGTCCAGGCAAGGGGCCAAATAGAAGAAGCAGGACCCACTGA
- the FCRL6 gene encoding Fc receptor-like protein 6 isoform X1 yields MLLWTVALLFVPCVGKTVWLSLQAQPYLVFEGDILILRCRGRKNAELSQVTFYRDGKFLHFSKNNWPLFLGTATANSSGHYNCTGRVKYPRNMDSWDSGTATVQVQVRFPPPVLTALPSHELCEGKPVTLRCQTKPHSQTPARRLLFSFHKDGRTLQNRSPRPELRIPAAKEGDSGLYWCKASPQGGGVQKRSPQLELRVWTPVSRPLLTLRPTSLVVGDEVELLCEAQRGSPPILYSFHLNGDILRNHVAPHGGPASCLFRVMSQQDAGNYSCEAGNHVSRETSEPETLSVDDPQVLSDPTSRNWLVPGLLASLLAMMVIAAAFLGYFRPWRKNGPLPPRNSPSAPVEEQHPLYVNSKDLHPDQRLSTKAEKGLSRGVGRKTAYAPESRESVIWRRKQEASGESLRSKVYRQNETSEGVIYSEIYKITREHEARPAQPAQQDKDVSVIYAEVRCPQRSEGPGKGPNRRSRTH; encoded by the exons ATGCTGCTCTGGACAGTTGCTCTGCTCTTCG ttccctgtgttgggaaaactg TCTGGCTGAGCCTCCAAGCCCAGCCATACCTCGTGTTTGAGGGGGATATACTGATTCTGCGATGCCGGGGAAGGAAGAACGCAGAGCTGTCCCAGGTGACATTCTACAGAGATGGAAAATTCCTCCATTTCTCTAAGAACAACTGGCCTCTCTTCCTGGGGACAGCAACAGCTAACAGCAGTGGCCACTACAACTGCACTGGGCGGGTGAAATATCCCCGAAACATGGACTCATGGGATTCAGGGACTGCCACGGTTCAAGTCCAAG TGCGGTTCCCGCCTCCCGTGCTGACGGCCCTCCCCTCTCACGAGCTCTGTGAGGGGAAACCTGTGACTCTGAGATGCCAGACGAAGCCGCACAGTCAGACGCCAGCCCGGCGGCTGCTCTTTTCCTTCCACAAGGACGGCCGCACCCTGCAGAACAGGAGCCCCCGCCCGGAACTCCGCATCCCAGCAGCCAAGGAGGGAGACTCTGGACTTTACTGGTGCAAGGCGTCCCCTCAGGGTGGTGGGGTCCAGAAACGGAGCCCTCAGCTGGAGCTCAGGGTGTGGA CTCCCGTGTCCCGTCCTCTGCTCACCCTGAGACCCACCAGCCTAGTTGTGGGGGACGAGGTGGAACTCCTCTGTGAGGCCCAGAGGGGCTCCCCTCCGATCCTGTACTCATTCCACCTCAATGGGGACATCCTGAGGAACCACGTGGCTCCCCACGGGGGACCCGCCTCCTGCCTCTTCCGGGTGATGTCACAGCAGGATGCTGGGAACTACTCCTGCGAGGCCGGGAACCATGTTTCCAGAGAGACAAGTGAGCCCGAGACACTCTCTGTGGATG ATCCTCAGGTCTTATCTGACCCCACCAGTAGGAACTGGCTGGTTCCTGGGCTGCTTGCAAGCCTGCTTGCCATGATGGTCATTGCTGCTGCATTTCTGGGGTATTTCAGACCCTGGAGGAAAAACG GGCCCCTTCCACCCCGGAATTCACCCTCAGCCCCAGTTGAAGAGCAGCACCCGCTGTATGTCAACAGTAAGGACTTGCATCCGGACCAGCGTCTGTCCACAAAGGCAGAGAAGGGCCTCTCCAGGGGAGTCGGGAGAAAGACGGCTTATGCGCCTGAGTCTCGGGAATCAGTCATTTGGAGAAGAAAGCAGGAGGCTTCCGGGGAGAGCTTGAGGAGCAAGG TGTATCGCCAGAATGAAACCAGTGAAGGAGTTATCTACTCTGAGATTTATAAAATCACAAGGGAGCATGAAG CCAGGCCTGCCCAGCCAGCCCAGCAGGACAAG GACGTTTCCGTCATCTATGCTGAGGTGAGATGCCCGCAGCGCAGCGAGGGTCCAGGCAAGGGGCCAAATAGAAGAAGCAGGACCCACTGA
- the DUSP23 gene encoding dual specificity protein phosphatase 23 isoform X2, translating into MGVQPPNFSWVLPSRLAGLALPRLPAHYQFLLDQGVRHLVSLTERGPPHSDSCPGLTLHRLRIPDFCPPGPEQIDRFVKIVDEANARGEAVAVHCALGFGRTGTMLACYLVKERGLAAGDAIAEIRRLRPGSIETYEQEKAVFQFYQRTK; encoded by the exons ATGGGCGTGCAGCCCCCCAACTTCTCGTGGGTGCTGCCCAGCCGGctggcggggctggcgctgccccGGCTCCCCGCCCACTACCAGTTCCTGCTGGACCAAGGTGTACGGCATCTGGTGTCCCTGACGGAGCGCGGGCCCCCGCACAGCGACAGCTGTCCCGGCCTCACCCTGCACCGGCTGCGCATCCCAGACTTCTGCCCGCCGGGCCCAGAGCAGATCGACCGCTTCGTGAAGATCGTCGACGAGGCCAACGCCAGGGGAGAG GCGGTGGCCGTGCACTGTGCCCTGGGCTTTGGCCGCACTGGCACCATGCTGGCCTGTTACCTGGTGAAGGAGCGGGGCCTGGCTGCCGGAGATGCCATCGCTGAGATCCGGCGCCTTCGACCCGGCTCCATCGAGACCTATGAGCAAGAGAAGGCGGTCTTCCAGTTCTACCAGCGAACGAAATAA
- the DUSP23 gene encoding dual specificity protein phosphatase 23 isoform X1: protein MGVQPPNFSWVLPSRLAGLALPRLPAHYQFLLDQGVRHLVSLTERGPPHSDSCPGLTLHRLRIPDFCPPGPEQIDRFVKIVDEANARGEWSICPIQRSQTDQMAYSPGNKGHALCQGVAVPGTPKTAPATGTCRILRRVEAATNARPPWVPGLSWRALASWKPREE, encoded by the exons ATGGGCGTGCAGCCCCCCAACTTCTCGTGGGTGCTGCCCAGCCGGctggcggggctggcgctgccccGGCTCCCCGCCCACTACCAGTTCCTGCTGGACCAAGGTGTACGGCATCTGGTGTCCCTGACGGAGCGCGGGCCCCCGCACAGCGACAGCTGTCCCGGCCTCACCCTGCACCGGCTGCGCATCCCAGACTTCTGCCCGCCGGGCCCAGAGCAGATCGACCGCTTCGTGAAGATCGTCGACGAGGCCAACGCCAGGGGAGAG TGGTCAATCTGTCCAATACAGAGGAGCCAAACAGACCAGATGGCATATTCTCCTGGAAATAAAGGGCATGCTCTGTGCCAAGGAGTGGCAGTGCCAGGGACACCAAAGACAGCTCCCGCCACAGGAACATGCAGGATCCTCAGACGCGTGGAGGCTGCTACAAACGCCAGACCACCCTGGGTCCCAGGGCTGTCCTGGCGGGCACTCGCCAGCTGGAAACCCAGAGAAGAATAA